The Thermonema lapsum genome window below encodes:
- a CDS encoding glycosyltransferase family 2 protein codes for MYSGKKVAVVLPAYNAARTLERTYREIPFDIVDEVILVDDASSDDTFDLARKLGIRHVIRHEQNKGYGGNQKTCYKTALELGADIVVMLHPDYQYTPKLITAMVSIIGEEVYPVVFASRILGKGALKGGMPVYKYIANRALTLFQNLLLNQKLSEYHTGYRAFSAQVLRSIDFEQNSDDFIFDNEIIAQIFNAGYEIAEVTCPTRYFEEASSINFKRSVIYGLGVLRVSLRYRLHRWGIWSWKLLQNNPSTTKQKP; via the coding sequence ATGTATTCAGGAAAGAAAGTAGCTGTTGTTTTGCCTGCTTACAACGCAGCCCGTACTTTAGAAAGAACCTATCGGGAAATCCCTTTCGATATTGTCGATGAAGTGATATTGGTCGATGACGCCAGCTCGGACGATACCTTTGATTTGGCACGCAAGCTGGGTATTCGTCATGTGATACGGCACGAGCAGAATAAAGGCTATGGCGGTAACCAAAAGACCTGCTATAAAACCGCCCTTGAGCTGGGTGCCGACATTGTAGTAATGCTGCATCCCGATTATCAATACACGCCCAAGCTGATTACTGCCATGGTGTCTATCATAGGCGAGGAGGTGTATCCGGTAGTATTTGCGTCGCGTATTTTGGGCAAAGGAGCTTTGAAGGGCGGCATGCCTGTGTATAAATACATAGCCAACCGTGCGCTTACGCTCTTTCAGAACTTATTGCTGAACCAAAAGCTGTCGGAATACCACACGGGCTACCGGGCATTCTCGGCACAGGTGCTGCGCAGCATCGACTTCGAACAAAACTCTGACGATTTCATTTTTGACAACGAAATCATAGCACAGATATTCAACGCGGGTTATGAAATCGCCGAAGTAACCTGCCCCACGCGCTATTTTGAAGAGGCTTCTTCTATCAATTTCAAGCGGAGCGTGATTTATGGTTTGGGTGTGTTGCGCGTGTCGTTGCGTTATCGCTTGCATCGTTGGGGTATATGGTCTTGGAAACTGCTTCAAAACAACCCATCCACAACAAAACAAAAGCCATGA